CTCAGGTGGAGCATCCTTTGAAACAGCCTTTATGGTTATGGCTCCAAATAGAAGGTATGTGTCCAGTGACCTTTGAAACTCAATCAGCTCTTCTGTAAGGGTCGGGTCGTTCATAAAGTAAAATGGCACGGCAGACTCAGGCCAGACTATTAAGGAGGGGCTCAGGGAGTTTGCGCTTAAAGTCATGTCCTTATATGTCTCAATCACATCCCTCTGGTATTCCGGGCTCCATTTAAGCTCCTGAGGGATATTGCCCTGAATAATGCTTGCCCTGAAGGTTACTCCAGTAGGCAATTCGTTAAGCCTCAGGTATCCATAGAGAACTGCCATAAGGGTGATGGAAATAAGAGCTCCATAGCCTGCAATCGTAGGCATGGTTGAAAAAAGCGGCATCTTGTCCTTTCTCTCCTTGAGTATGAATATATCTGCAATTGCACCGTTTACAGCCATCAAAAGAAAAGACACGCCATATATGCCTGTTATGTCTACAAACTGTATAAGAGGAATCAGCTTATATTGCGAGTATCCAATAGATGACCATGGAAACCCTGTGAGGGCATATGAGCGGACAAACTCGAGGGAGACCCACATGAGGGGTGCAAGGAGCATTGCAGGCAGGCGGGTGTTTTTTATCTTTAAGGAAAACAAGAGGCCGAAAATGCCTGTATAGAGGCTCTGATAAAGGGAAAGCAAAAGCACCAGTGCAAGGCTCGGTATGAAAGGGATACCTCCATAATGATTTATGGAATGGTATATCCAGTACTCAGTACCGAAAAAATAAGGGATGCCAAAAAAAATCCCTGCACGGAATGCCTCTTTATTTGACATCCTGTTTAGAGACAAAAGAAATGGGCTCAGGCAAAACCATGAAACTGCATAAAGGTCAAACTTAGGGAAGGCAAATACAAGGGCTGTGCCAGAGAGCACTGCTAAAAGATAAATCTTATATCCTCTTAAATTCATAAATCATATGTATCATATCAGAAAAATCTTGACTTTTTCATGACTTAACAATAAAATCTTCAGAGATGGCAAAACTCTTACTTGCAGACGATAGCATTACCATTCAAAAGGTGGTTGAGCTTGTCCTTTCAGACGAGGGCTTTGAGATAAAGGCATCTAATAACGGAGAGGATGCCTTAGCTCAGGTTTCTTCTTTCCTGCCTGACATAATTCTTGCAGATATAGAGATGCCAAAGATGAATGGATACCAGCTCTGCGAGAAGATAAAATCCAGCCCTGCAACAAAGAACATCCCTGTGATTCTTCTTGCAGGCGCATTTGAGCCTCTGGATGAGGAGCTTGCAAAGAAGGTTGGTGCAGACGACTTCCTGATAAAGCCATTCGAATCCGAAGACCTGATAAAAAAAGTGAATGCCTCGTTGATGGTTTCAAAGGCTGAGGTCGGGATGCAAGCACCTGCTATGGAGGCAGTAGAAGTCTCAGAGGACCTCTGGGGACTGGAAGAAGCCCCTTCTGTTGAGGAGGAGGTAGTGGAAGTGGTGGAGGCAGTAGAGCCTGCCTTAGAGGTCGAGGCTGTCTCAGAAGAAGAGGCAATGCTCGAAGAGGCAATGCTTGAAGAGGCTGTCATGCCCGAGGAGGCACTCATAGAGGAGGCACTTATAGAGGAGGCACTTTTGGAAGAGGTCTCTGCTTTGCCAGTAAAAGAGGCTATTTCGCCCCCTGAAAAACCCGTGTTTGAAATCCCAAAAGTGGAAATACCAAAGGCAGTAGAGTTTCCCTCTAAAGATGCCCTGTTAGACATCTTTAGAAAAACTGCTGATGAAAGGATTTCGGAATTCCTCAAAGGTCTTGACTTAAAAAATGTGCTGTCCTTGAGCATTCAGGCAGGTATAAAAGAGACCATCGAAAAAGTCCTCTGGGAAACTGTGCCTGAGCTTTCGGAAAAACTCTTCAAAGAGGCACTAACCAGCTCGATAGAGTCCCTTACAAAAGAAGTGGAAAAGGTTATCTGGGAGACCGTGCCTGAGCTTGCAGAGACAATAATCAAAAAGGAAATCGAAAAAATAAAATCCGAGATTTAAGCGGATTAGCGTCTACTTTATTTTACCGATAAAAGCCCTTCTCATCTCAATAGTGACCTCCTTATTGAAGGGATTTGATGTACAAGGAATGTAAATACTTTCGTCTCGCTAAGAAGTTTATAAACAAAATTAGCGCTTATTTGCCCTGAGTGTAGAAATAAGGCAGGACGAGCCTGCCTTCCCTGTCAAGAAAAGGCATGTATTTCTCAAGTCTGTTCATTGCTCTCAAGTAAAGCATCTCTGATTTATCATTCTCCCTCGGTTTTTTCCTTATCTTCCCCTTTGAGGGGTCAATCACACCCTGCCTTACAAGCTCTGCCCTGACAAGGGATGCAGTCTTTTTTAATTCGTCATATGTGATAGGCATATTTTTTATTCCTCAATAGCTTTTATCAGGATGTCCTCAATGTCTTGTTTTTTTGCCCGCTCCTTCAGGTAGCTGTAGTCCAGAACGCCAATAGCCCTCTTTATATTTATGAGTACTTTTGCCCACATCAAGCTATCGGTATCGCCCCACCATTTTGCAGAGTTGAGCCTGTCTATAATTAGGTCCTCTACTGCTATAACACTAACCTGAAGGTCATCTGTTATCTTTAGAATTTCAGGTTCCTTGCCACTTTCAAGGTTACTGCCACGCCAGTCTATGTATATGTCAAGGTCTTTACTTAGCCATAACCTACCTGTCTTCAGAAACCCCCATCCGGACAAGACTGACTCCAGTATATCAAGTTCTGCCAGCACATCAATATCGCCGGTTGTATAACTGCCCTGTGTGTATATCTCTACTGCCTCGCCGCCGACGATTATCGGTGCTCTGCCGCCTCTTTTCGTTACCTCCTTTGAAAGAAAGGCAACAAACATGGCCCTTCGCTTAACCGGGTCTTCAATTTTTAAAAGGCTTCCGATGTCCATAATCTATTATACTAAAGTCCAGTTATAATATATCTTATGTCAGAGAAATTTTAAGGCTTAAAAAGGTTCTATCTCAGCGGCTGGGGTTACGAGGGATAAACCGAAGATGAAAGAAGGAAGTGACGGCGGGCATCCTCCCGGTATAGCTGAGGAGTCTGCGGTCTTTACATTTAATATAAGAGGCTCTATTGCTGAGCATAACCGTGGTATAATAGAGCGGTGGTTAGAGCAGATTAAAAGAATAATTGAGGAGGGGGATTACAGGAAGGCCTCTGTTGTGCAGAGCTTACTTGAAGTTTTAGACCCGGAGGGGAGAAAGAAGGAATAAGGCTTACCTTATAATATATAACTTAAAGGAGGAGTGAGATGAAAAGGGTAGTGTTGTTTTTTATTGCAATAATAATCCCCTTTCGTGTTGCTACGTCCGCCGATTATATTGATAAAAAAATATTTGTCTCTCTAACCGAACAAGCCCTCGATATTATAGATGAATTGGAAGTATCTCTTTCGCGAGGCAGTGTTACACCTGAAATGAAGAATCTGGAATATCATTTGGCGGTAATATTAAATAAGTACAAGAAATACAAAAAGAAATAGAAGGGCTTAACCTTGATACCTGCCGGGCGCAGGAGAAGTTCCCCCATTTTTTTGGCCTCACGCGTCCGAGAGGAAAAGCGGTGATTGTTCCATGCATTTAGGCAGGGTTCGGAATAACACTTAATTGAGATTCTTCTGCCGATACTTCGGCATCAGAATGACAGGAAGCCGAATAATGGAATAAAAATGGGTAACGGATGAGGCAGGCTTGCAACAATAGCCTCTATACGCTTAAAATAGAAACTACTATGGCAGAGATACCAAAGACCTGTGATATAAAAGCCATTGAAGATAAGTGGTATGATGTGTGGGTTAAAGAAGGCTATTTCAGTGCCGAGATAAACCCCGAAGGAAAGCCTTACTCGATTGTAATCCCGCCACCTAATGTTACTGGCTCTCTTCATATGGGACATGCCCTGAATGCAACCCTTCAGGACATCCTTATAAGATGGAGAAGGATGATGGGGTATAAAACCCTCTGGGTTCCAGGCACAGACCATGCAGGCATAGCAACACAGAATGTCGTTGAAAGAAGACTCCAGATGGAAGGCAAAAGCAGGCATTCCATGGGAAGAGATGCATTCATAGAAGAGATATGGAAATGGAAACAAGAATATGGTGGAATGATAATACATCAGCTTAAAAAATTAGGTGCCTCCTCTGATTGGTCAAGGGAAAGGTTTACATTAGACGAAGGACTCTCTAAGGCAGTAAGAGAGGTCTTTGTAAGGCTCTACGAAGAAGGACTCATCTATAGGGCAGAAAGGCTCATAAACTGGTGCCCAAGATGCCAGACTGCACTTTCGGACTTAGAGGTCGAGCACGAAGACATAGAAGGCACGCTCACTTACATCAGGTATCCACTGTTAAACACCAATGCCTATATAACGGTTGCCACAACAAGGACTGAGACCATGCTTGGGGATACAGGAGTGGCAGTTCATCCTGATGATAAAAGATATAAAGACATAATAGGCAAAACCCTAAGGCTTCCTCTTACAGAAAGATTAATCCCTGTTATAGCAGACCCTGTAGTAGATAAGTCATTTGGAACTGGTGCAGTAAAGGTCACACCTGCACATGACTTCAATGATGAGGCTATTTCAAAGAGGCATGGACTTCCTTCGGTAACTGTTATTAGCCCCGATGGAAAGATGACCCGACAGGCAGGAATAAGGTATGCCGGGCTCGATAGATACGAATGCCGAAGGCTTGTTCAGGAGGACCTTAAGGCTCGGGAGCTTATAGAAAAGATAGAGACTTACAGGCATGCAGTTGGGCACTGCTATAGATGTAAAACTACGATAGAGCCACTTTCAACGCCCCAGTGGTATGTAAAGGTATCGCCCCTTGCAAAAGAGGCAATAGGGGCAGTTAGAGAAGGAAAAATAAGAATCCTCCCCGAGACATGGCTTACGAGCTATTATGCATGGATGGAGGGCATAAGGGATTGGTGCATATCGAGGCAGATATGGTGGGGTCATAGAATCCCTGTTTGGTATTGCAAAGACTGCGGAGAGATTAATGTTGAAAGAGAAACCCCAACGGAGTGTAAAAAATGCAAAGGCACAAACCTCAGACAAGACGAGGATGTTTTAGATACATGGTTTTCCTCAGCCCTCTGGCCTTTCTCCACATTAGGTTGGCCCGATAAGACTTTAGACCTCAGAACATTTTATCCGACCTCTGTCTTGGTTACAGCCCATGACATACTGTTTTTCTGGGTCGCAAGGATGATTATGATGGGCATCAAGTTCATGGGAGATGTTCCGTTCAGGGATGTATACATACATGCAATAGTCAGGGATGCCGAAGGTCAAAAGATGTCCAAATCAAAGGGCAATGTCATAGACCCGCTTACGATTATAGATAAGTATGGTGCAGATGCCTTCAGATTTACCCTTTCTGCATTTGCCGCACAGGGAAGAGATGTTAAATTTTCCATGGAAAGGGTCGAAGGATACAGGCACTTTGTCAATAAACTCTGGAATGCAGAAAGATTTATCATAGGAGGAGGCACTGCCTTTAGCGAAAAGGCTGAGATGTCC
This window of the Nitrospirota bacterium genome carries:
- the lnt gene encoding apolipoprotein N-acyltransferase, encoding MNLRGYKIYLLAVLSGTALVFAFPKFDLYAVSWFCLSPFLLSLNRMSNKEAFRAGIFFGIPYFFGTEYWIYHSINHYGGIPFIPSLALVLLLSLYQSLYTGIFGLLFSLKIKNTRLPAMLLAPLMWVSLEFVRSYALTGFPWSSIGYSQYKLIPLIQFVDITGIYGVSFLLMAVNGAIADIFILKERKDKMPLFSTMPTIAGYGALISITLMAVLYGYLRLNELPTGVTFRASIIQGNIPQELKWSPEYQRDVIETYKDMTLSANSLSPSLIVWPESAVPFYFMNDPTLTEELIEFQRSLDTYLLFGAITIKAVSKDAPPELSNSAILLNRLSEVGYVYDKIHLVPFGEYVPLRRMLFFVDKLVAGIGDYTRGDRYIKAEAPFGRFGTLICYEIIFPGLVRKFYTKDGDFIVTITNDAWFGDTGGPYQHWSMAVFRAIENRKPLIRAANTGISGFIDSNGRILKMTPIFERRILTPSGARGY
- a CDS encoding response regulator — encoded protein: MAKLLLADDSITIQKVVELVLSDEGFEIKASNNGEDALAQVSSFLPDIILADIEMPKMNGYQLCEKIKSSPATKNIPVILLAGAFEPLDEELAKKVGADDFLIKPFESEDLIKKVNASLMVSKAEVGMQAPAMEAVEVSEDLWGLEEAPSVEEEVVEVVEAVEPALEVEAVSEEEAMLEEAMLEEAVMPEEALIEEALIEEALLEEVSALPVKEAISPPEKPVFEIPKVEIPKAVEFPSKDALLDIFRKTADERISEFLKGLDLKNVLSLSIQAGIKETIEKVLWETVPELSEKLFKEALTSSIESLTKEVEKVIWETVPELAETIIKKEIEKIKSEI
- a CDS encoding valine--tRNA ligase → MAEIPKTCDIKAIEDKWYDVWVKEGYFSAEINPEGKPYSIVIPPPNVTGSLHMGHALNATLQDILIRWRRMMGYKTLWVPGTDHAGIATQNVVERRLQMEGKSRHSMGRDAFIEEIWKWKQEYGGMIIHQLKKLGASSDWSRERFTLDEGLSKAVREVFVRLYEEGLIYRAERLINWCPRCQTALSDLEVEHEDIEGTLTYIRYPLLNTNAYITVATTRTETMLGDTGVAVHPDDKRYKDIIGKTLRLPLTERLIPVIADPVVDKSFGTGAVKVTPAHDFNDEAISKRHGLPSVTVISPDGKMTRQAGIRYAGLDRYECRRLVQEDLKARELIEKIETYRHAVGHCYRCKTTIEPLSTPQWYVKVSPLAKEAIGAVREGKIRILPETWLTSYYAWMEGIRDWCISRQIWWGHRIPVWYCKDCGEINVERETPTECKKCKGTNLRQDEDVLDTWFSSALWPFSTLGWPDKTLDLRTFYPTSVLVTAHDILFFWVARMIMMGIKFMGDVPFRDVYIHAIVRDAEGQKMSKSKGNVIDPLTIIDKYGADAFRFTLSAFAAQGRDVKFSMERVEGYRHFVNKLWNAERFIIGGGTAFSEKAEMSETPIASRWIKARLAITVDEVNKALKDYRFNDASGAIYQFVWHEFCDWYIEMAKTEMTIETQNCLQYVLETVLRLLHPFMPFVTEELWQSLPNKEGQSIVIARYPEGLEKDPKAIDLMSYIIDAVSGIRNIRGELGIQPSAQLKVSIKPYSTVAEDVLTKNLHYIKKLAKAKEVIVGMDIKKLEGSLTAVGRTLEVYVVTEGVIDTEKETKRLKKEKQKTDEELQLIRKKLMNADFLRKAPSDVIAKEEQKMKELIGKQEKLVEGLKKLSDLKV